The segment gaatataaagatatagagaTTCCAACCAGTTGCCTATATTTTCGTATGCTTTTCGCATAATAAGCTTCAAATTGAACATTGAAAAAGATagaggtttttttttatcttttaccgacacagaacttaaacaaaacaaagagtTAAAGACAATTTTTTGTGTTATACTTTCCGAAAAAAACGGTTACAACATGGGCTTTCATAATATGGTCTTCTAACGtatcatttaataattatcttgaCACAAAACAaagactataaataatttattattaataaaattatgaaattatttacaatttgatgactaattcatcgcccttttttatatgttaaatttttcatataagtttaaaaatcattgtattttctttaaacatgtataattaatttataatcttttatgtcATATTAAGTCATAAtataatactagattttgacccgcgcttggaaagcgcggggttgttggattatattataatacaaaattttattatatggaaaaacataatttttaacagctatataatatacaaattagtttgtttgagattttatatgtacacttttacgtaagtttcttttcgacatgagaattatatacggatcaaaaaacaaaccgaacagacccaaaattataggtttagttcaggtccagagaagataacctattgaattttttttgacccgcaggtctttgtttgagtctgggtcctaccctagacccgatcataaatatgtgtttattaggtatatttggatattccgAATAGgtttccggtattatggatattgtttttaagtttttggtttacgattagagttttgatttcaggtaaatttttcaaattaaaaaaaaattgggtatttggataaaattttgggtatttttcagttcatcgtgtcagattttgaataatattttaaatttttaggtatttgaattttttttgtatttgtttggagtttcaaatacttttcgtgttttggatatttttcagatttttcatatatttcaaatttttttaggatcttaaatacccgaacagatgtggacccattacgtccatatcaggtccaacaaccttttgatatagatttttaacgttattgtacaaaaacatggttgatgaaatatttttctgtgtaaaggtatcataagaaataatattaagatctgttttaaaatatttaaaatattgtatgtttagaatgattaatgtattataagaaaaataataaatagttatacataactccaacaacttttttatattagatttttaaaaactctttcctttttaatagttttgatttgttttaagtgaaaagtatataaaagtataatatctaaataaataattttcaaaatcttgaataatcaatactgatatcgtgaagtcaggttagctttaatagaaccaatgaatttcttcatttttgtgaaggtaacataaatattcagaaaaatcatttttaaatatgaaaatattatcaaactatagacggttgaaagtttagtatatgatatgtgattttagtgggaaagtttatatatgatatgattactttattataaaagaaagatgaagttagaatgtacacatatatgtcttgtaatttatcttgctttaaatcatatattatatgataaaagtgataatataaaatattagtttcaatgcttttacgattaaaaatcaaaatgataaatatagtaatagtaatgattaggatttaggagtgagatttaaataaataaaagaattgactaaattattgttagagaaatatatggtaacatattgttagtataaatttaaggtaagaccaaaaaataataagttaaatgaaagggtccaaacaacttttataggtagatttttttagaatccttcccttttaatagtattgatttcttcatattttacattaataatcATTGTTTGTATACATCGTTTACAATTCTCTAATTACGTctatttgttcaattttttataCGATATCGAATATTCGTCATAAATAGATGGTTTAAGAtgccaaaaaaattatttacttggtgaatataatacatcaaatattacaaatacatcTTTAGTTAAATATATAACCAAAAACCGAAAATTCAAACCCGCACTGGCGCGCGGGTCAGGTTCTAGTACcttttatttaagattttgcgaagccttaaaaaaaaaagggttttggagatgctctaacttAAACTCTACTGCACTTAACTGCagtaagggcatctccaaccccactccatattttactccaaaattgaaaaaatgaagTGAGAAatggagtaatgaacaaaaaataaaaggattactccatttatagaataatgcttttattttttgttcatcactccatttcccactccattttttccattttggagtaaaatatggagtagggttggagatgctctaacatTTGGTCATAAATTTTTGGCACCTGCTCAACAAAAAAGTCTTCGATCTTAATtttatagaaaagaaaaaatctaaagCTAATAAGGATACAGGCCCATTTAAGAACATTAGGCCCAATAACGACGGAGCCTTCTAGGTTCCACATCCTTCCTTGTCTACTCATCATCCCGAAAAGTCACAATCCTGAGTCACTCACAGACCAAACACACACAACATTACATTTGAACCACTAAACACACTTATCTATCAAACCATGGCGACTTCTCTTTCCGTCTCCAGACTCCTCTCTTCCTCCGCCATCTCCGTCGCCAAACCGCTACTCTCCCCAACCTCCGCCTTCACCGCCCCAATCTCCTTCTCCCGCTCCCTCGCTCCAAACCTCTCCCTCAAATCCCCCACCCGCCGCACCTCCATCTCCGCCGTCAGATCCTTCTCAGCAACAACCATCTCCGCCTCCATCTCTGTCGGAGACAAACTCCCCGACTCCACCCTCTCCTACCTCGACCCCGCCACCAACGACGTCAAAACAGTCACCGTCTCCTCCCTAACCGCCGGTAAGAAAACCATCCTCTTCGCCGTCCCCGGCGCCTTCACTCCCACCTGCTCGCAGAAACACGTCCCGGGATTCGTCTCCAAGGCCGGAGAGCTCAGATCCAAAGGCGTGGACGTCATCGCGTGCGTCTCAGTGAACGACGCGTTCGTGATGGAGGCGTGGAGGAAGGACCTCGGGATCAGCGACGAGGTGATGCTGTTGTCGGATGGGAACGGAGAGTTTACTGGGAAGCTTGGCGTGGAGTTGGATTTGAGGGATAAGCCTGTGGGGCTCGGAGTTAGGTCGAGGAGGTACGCGATTCTGGCGGAGGATGGTGTTGTGAAGGTGCTGAATCTTGAGGAAGGAGGTGCTTTCACCAACTCTAGTGCTGAGGATATGCTTAAAGCTCTTTGATTCCgttttgtcttaagacttttGTTCTCTTTGTGTTGAATTTTCTTCTGTGTTTTGAATTTTCGTGAAGCTTTCAGATTATATATCGGATCTGTAATGGAATAAAACATCGGAGTCGTTTTTGTTTGTCGGAATATGTTTGTTTCGAATTGTTGACTACTTTGGGTTACTCTTTTTATGTGTTTTGACATTTTGTTAATTGATTGATAAGTGCCATTTCAGTCAGATACCAATATTCCCACTACGTCTTTTGTATACACCAAAACTTTGCGCGACTTTCTCTGAACATGTACAGTTCAGCTTGTTTTATGCAAACACCTAGGGCCTGTGCACATTAGAGTAGGCCTGGGCGTTTCAGTCCGGTACTAAATATTTAGATCCATTAGGTACTTATAATTTTTCGGTTTgaatctataattaaaatacgcATAAAATATCCATAATTTTTTGGGTCCATATCGAATCTAGTTCGGGTATTTAGGATTCTAAAAGGACATGATATACTCAATTTCATTAAATTTAGTCgatatttgtcatatatatttaaaattttacaaaataacttaaataaaattattaataattaaaataaaatatttttaaactctatattttatattttaaagctTCATATTACTTgaaaatgttataaaaaataacaaatgttGTTAACTAAAGATATTTcaactaaattataaaataatatatataaaatagaacacaaaaaattatagttttaaatacaTGTTTTTAAGTCGGTACAAATCCGTTCTTATCGGGTCGGGTCTATTCGGATCGGTTCCTTTCAGTTCTGGTTTTTTCGGTTTCGGTTCTTTCGGGTAAAAGAAATTTAGATCCAAAAGGTACTTGTaaattttcggttcggttccggATAGAATATTTTTGCGTCGGTTCGTGTTCGAGTTTTCGGGTGTTAAAATATCCAGGCCCACATTAGAGAGACCCAAAAGTCATTGACTTTGGGAAATGACGTTAGGTTGTTGGTAGCTGGGACATACTTGGTAAATTGCTTCCTTAGAAATCAGCTATGCATATCTCATATTCATTTCCTTTAATCATATACATCAtattctgtaaaaaaaaattatcaattaaCAAGAGCAAAATTtccaataaataattttgttataaaaaaaagttcaataAATGCtgaaataatttacaaaatataattaataaaatcctaaaaattaaataaaatttcaatataagttaaaaatcaaatataaaatgaaacaaacatatattataaaactttatttgttgttaaataacatatattaattattatctaTGACATTATTGAAGCAATTTATATAgtactttaatatatatattttatata is part of the Brassica rapa cultivar Chiifu-401-42 chromosome A09, CAAS_Brap_v3.01, whole genome shotgun sequence genome and harbors:
- the LOC103842281 gene encoding peroxiredoxin-2E, chloroplastic — encoded protein: MATSLSVSRLLSSSAISVAKPLLSPTSAFTAPISFSRSLAPNLSLKSPTRRTSISAVRSFSATTISASISVGDKLPDSTLSYLDPATNDVKTVTVSSLTAGKKTILFAVPGAFTPTCSQKHVPGFVSKAGELRSKGVDVIACVSVNDAFVMEAWRKDLGISDEVMLLSDGNGEFTGKLGVELDLRDKPVGLGVRSRRYAILAEDGVVKVLNLEEGGAFTNSSAEDMLKAL